From one Dermacentor variabilis isolate Ectoservices chromosome 3, ASM5094787v1, whole genome shotgun sequence genomic stretch:
- the Pisd gene encoding phosphatidylserine decarboxylase isoform X1 encodes MWLSHQSLPLLLLTTQRSGGPWLGRHKDACHSPASPFFSSPWLCALPSASLPNCSGRTRHMASHGGESSPRPAWERSSSPVGASRYPRSLRWMPIPLGIGFACLAYLRSLRSRNADDDSTPQPVASGLQVSFYRMLPLRMASRWWGWANDIELPVWLRAPVLGLFAWAVGCDVHEAEVEDLRQYRNLGEFFRRSLKPGLRPLCPGDCVVSPADGTVLHFGRIEKGFAEQVKGITYSLPRFLGPHPWDPHCLHTNGEEEYHKKLLQQKDTDLYHCVVYLAPGDYHRFHSPVQWEVQHRRHFPGTLLSVRPGVVNWIAGLFNMNERVVYMGRWRHGFFSMTAVGATNVGSIKVYFDNNLVTNRRKYKKHNFNDQCFQSNHNSEGISVEKGEPFGEFNLGSTIVLIFEAPRDFSLELKEGQRIKYGELICRQSSSSCQEAQT; translated from the exons ATGTGGCTCTCACACCAGagcctgccgctgctgctgttgacGACCCAGCGCAGCGGCGGCCCTTGGCTAGGTCGCCACAAAGACGCTTGCCATTCCCCGGCTTCTCCCTTTTTCTCGTCACCGTGGCTGTGCGCACTGCCATCCGCCAGCCTACCCAACTGCTCTGGTCGCACGCGGCACATGGCAAGCC ATGGGGGTGAGTCATCGCCGCGGCCAGCCTGGGAGCGAAGCAGTTCACCAGTGGGTGCAAGCCGGTACCCGCGAAGTCTTCGGTGGATGCCCATTCCACTGGGGATTGGTTTTGCCTGCCTGGCATACCTGAGGAGCTTACGCAGCCGTAATGCAGACGACGACAGCACTCCACAGCCCGTTGCTTCTGGCCTCCAA GTGTCCTTCTACCGAATGCTGCCCCTGCGCATGGCTTCTCGGTGGTGGGGCTGGGCCAACGACATAGAGCTGCCTGTGTGGCTGCGTGCACCGGTGCTGGGCCTTTTTGCATGGGCCGTTGGCTGCGACGTACACGAGGCTGAAGTGGAGGACTTGCGGCAGTATCGGAATCTGGGGGAGTTCTTTCGACGCTCACTCAAGCCAGGCCTTAGACCCCTTTGCCCAGGCGACTGTGTG GTGAGTCCAGCAGATGGCACGGTGCTGCATTTTGGTCGCATAGAGAAAGGTTTTGCGGAGCAGGTGAAAGGCATCACCTATTCACTACCAAGGTTCCTTGGGCCTCATCCATGGGACCCGCACTGTCTACACACTAAT GGTGAGGAGGAATACCACAAGAAACTTCTGCAGCAGAAAGACACCGATTTGTACCACTGCGTGGTGTACCTGGCCCCCGGTGACTATCACCGTTTCCACTCCCCTGTGCAGTGGGAGGTGCAACACCGGAGGCACTTTCCAG GTACCCTTCTGAGTGTGCGACCAGGTGTCGTCAACTGGATAGCCGGCCTGTTCAATATGAATGAGCGTGTAGTCTATATGGGCCGGTGGCGACATGGATTCTTTAGTATGACTGCTGTTGGTGCTACGAACGTTGGCTCCATCAAGGTTTACTTTGATAAT AACCTTGTGACCAACCGGCGAAAGTACAAGAAGCATAACTTCAATGACCAATGCTTCCAGTCCAACCACAACTCTGAGGGCATCAGCGTTGAGAAGGGCGAACCCTTCGGCGAGTTCAATCTGGGATCTACCATTGTGCTAATCTTTGAGGCACCACGGGACTTCTCGCTTGAGCTCAAGGAAGGCCAGCGCATCAAGTACGGTGAGCTCATCTGCCGACAGTCCAGTAGCAGCTGTCAAGAGGCACAGACGTGA
- the Pisd gene encoding phosphatidylserine decarboxylase isoform X2: MLVGQALVELFRIIAVTGLLISKQSFRMVDRLPAKRSFLCSTVCLWLLLLLSQDGGESSPRPAWERSSSPVGASRYPRSLRWMPIPLGIGFACLAYLRSLRSRNADDDSTPQPVASGLQVSFYRMLPLRMASRWWGWANDIELPVWLRAPVLGLFAWAVGCDVHEAEVEDLRQYRNLGEFFRRSLKPGLRPLCPGDCVVSPADGTVLHFGRIEKGFAEQVKGITYSLPRFLGPHPWDPHCLHTNGEEEYHKKLLQQKDTDLYHCVVYLAPGDYHRFHSPVQWEVQHRRHFPGTLLSVRPGVVNWIAGLFNMNERVVYMGRWRHGFFSMTAVGATNVGSIKVYFDNNLVTNRRKYKKHNFNDQCFQSNHNSEGISVEKGEPFGEFNLGSTIVLIFEAPRDFSLELKEGQRIKYGELICRQSSSSCQEAQT, translated from the exons ATGTTGGTAGGTCAGGCACTAGTCGAGTTGTTTCGCATCATAGCAGTGACAGGGCTGCTGATATCGAAGCAGTCTTTCAGGATGGTTGACAGGCTCCCTGCAAAACGGTCTTTTCTCTGCAGCACTGTCTGTCTCTGGTTGCTACTGCTACTGAGTCAAG ATGGGGGTGAGTCATCGCCGCGGCCAGCCTGGGAGCGAAGCAGTTCACCAGTGGGTGCAAGCCGGTACCCGCGAAGTCTTCGGTGGATGCCCATTCCACTGGGGATTGGTTTTGCCTGCCTGGCATACCTGAGGAGCTTACGCAGCCGTAATGCAGACGACGACAGCACTCCACAGCCCGTTGCTTCTGGCCTCCAA GTGTCCTTCTACCGAATGCTGCCCCTGCGCATGGCTTCTCGGTGGTGGGGCTGGGCCAACGACATAGAGCTGCCTGTGTGGCTGCGTGCACCGGTGCTGGGCCTTTTTGCATGGGCCGTTGGCTGCGACGTACACGAGGCTGAAGTGGAGGACTTGCGGCAGTATCGGAATCTGGGGGAGTTCTTTCGACGCTCACTCAAGCCAGGCCTTAGACCCCTTTGCCCAGGCGACTGTGTG GTGAGTCCAGCAGATGGCACGGTGCTGCATTTTGGTCGCATAGAGAAAGGTTTTGCGGAGCAGGTGAAAGGCATCACCTATTCACTACCAAGGTTCCTTGGGCCTCATCCATGGGACCCGCACTGTCTACACACTAAT GGTGAGGAGGAATACCACAAGAAACTTCTGCAGCAGAAAGACACCGATTTGTACCACTGCGTGGTGTACCTGGCCCCCGGTGACTATCACCGTTTCCACTCCCCTGTGCAGTGGGAGGTGCAACACCGGAGGCACTTTCCAG GTACCCTTCTGAGTGTGCGACCAGGTGTCGTCAACTGGATAGCCGGCCTGTTCAATATGAATGAGCGTGTAGTCTATATGGGCCGGTGGCGACATGGATTCTTTAGTATGACTGCTGTTGGTGCTACGAACGTTGGCTCCATCAAGGTTTACTTTGATAAT AACCTTGTGACCAACCGGCGAAAGTACAAGAAGCATAACTTCAATGACCAATGCTTCCAGTCCAACCACAACTCTGAGGGCATCAGCGTTGAGAAGGGCGAACCCTTCGGCGAGTTCAATCTGGGATCTACCATTGTGCTAATCTTTGAGGCACCACGGGACTTCTCGCTTGAGCTCAAGGAAGGCCAGCGCATCAAGTACGGTGAGCTCATCTGCCGACAGTCCAGTAGCAGCTGTCAAGAGGCACAGACGTGA
- the Pisd gene encoding phosphatidylserine decarboxylase isoform X3: MPIPLGIGFACLAYLRSLRSRNADDDSTPQPVASGLQVSFYRMLPLRMASRWWGWANDIELPVWLRAPVLGLFAWAVGCDVHEAEVEDLRQYRNLGEFFRRSLKPGLRPLCPGDCVVSPADGTVLHFGRIEKGFAEQVKGITYSLPRFLGPHPWDPHCLHTNGEEEYHKKLLQQKDTDLYHCVVYLAPGDYHRFHSPVQWEVQHRRHFPGTLLSVRPGVVNWIAGLFNMNERVVYMGRWRHGFFSMTAVGATNVGSIKVYFDNNLVTNRRKYKKHNFNDQCFQSNHNSEGISVEKGEPFGEFNLGSTIVLIFEAPRDFSLELKEGQRIKYGELICRQSSSSCQEAQT; the protein is encoded by the exons ATGCCCATTCCACTGGGGATTGGTTTTGCCTGCCTGGCATACCTGAGGAGCTTACGCAGCCGTAATGCAGACGACGACAGCACTCCACAGCCCGTTGCTTCTGGCCTCCAA GTGTCCTTCTACCGAATGCTGCCCCTGCGCATGGCTTCTCGGTGGTGGGGCTGGGCCAACGACATAGAGCTGCCTGTGTGGCTGCGTGCACCGGTGCTGGGCCTTTTTGCATGGGCCGTTGGCTGCGACGTACACGAGGCTGAAGTGGAGGACTTGCGGCAGTATCGGAATCTGGGGGAGTTCTTTCGACGCTCACTCAAGCCAGGCCTTAGACCCCTTTGCCCAGGCGACTGTGTG GTGAGTCCAGCAGATGGCACGGTGCTGCATTTTGGTCGCATAGAGAAAGGTTTTGCGGAGCAGGTGAAAGGCATCACCTATTCACTACCAAGGTTCCTTGGGCCTCATCCATGGGACCCGCACTGTCTACACACTAAT GGTGAGGAGGAATACCACAAGAAACTTCTGCAGCAGAAAGACACCGATTTGTACCACTGCGTGGTGTACCTGGCCCCCGGTGACTATCACCGTTTCCACTCCCCTGTGCAGTGGGAGGTGCAACACCGGAGGCACTTTCCAG GTACCCTTCTGAGTGTGCGACCAGGTGTCGTCAACTGGATAGCCGGCCTGTTCAATATGAATGAGCGTGTAGTCTATATGGGCCGGTGGCGACATGGATTCTTTAGTATGACTGCTGTTGGTGCTACGAACGTTGGCTCCATCAAGGTTTACTTTGATAAT AACCTTGTGACCAACCGGCGAAAGTACAAGAAGCATAACTTCAATGACCAATGCTTCCAGTCCAACCACAACTCTGAGGGCATCAGCGTTGAGAAGGGCGAACCCTTCGGCGAGTTCAATCTGGGATCTACCATTGTGCTAATCTTTGAGGCACCACGGGACTTCTCGCTTGAGCTCAAGGAAGGCCAGCGCATCAAGTACGGTGAGCTCATCTGCCGACAGTCCAGTAGCAGCTGTCAAGAGGCACAGACGTGA